One Solibacillus isronensis DNA segment encodes these proteins:
- a CDS encoding acetyl-CoA C-acetyltransferase, producing the protein MKNVYIVDGARTAFTAFGGSFATTDAVQLGTKTAVEALNRANVQPEQVDHVIYGGVITTGANSAYLARHIGLYAGVPKEVPALTLNRLCGSGMQSVVSAAQMIQLGEGDVVLAGGAENMSQSPYSNFEQRFSGSKLGNLEFTDMLQATLTDQYTGSGMGLTAEKLAEQYTISREEQDAFALLSNERAAKARQDGTFAKEIVPVAVATRKGEILIDQDEHIKEGGTLESLAKLRPAFKKDGSVTAANASGINDGAASVVVASEDFVKEQGLKPLARIVSWGIAGVDPTIMGIGPAPAIRQALERANLTIEDMDLVEINEAFAAQYIAVEKELGLDREKTNVNGGAIALGHPVGASGTRIILTAAYELQRRNGKYAVASLCIGGGQGIALIIERV; encoded by the coding sequence ATGAAAAACGTATATATCGTAGACGGGGCACGTACAGCATTTACAGCTTTTGGAGGTTCTTTTGCAACAACAGATGCAGTACAGCTTGGTACAAAAACAGCAGTGGAAGCGTTAAATCGCGCAAACGTACAGCCTGAGCAAGTGGACCATGTCATTTACGGGGGTGTAATTACAACAGGTGCAAACTCGGCATATTTAGCCCGTCATATCGGCCTTTATGCAGGTGTGCCAAAGGAAGTGCCAGCATTAACGTTAAACCGTCTTTGCGGATCGGGCATGCAATCTGTCGTATCGGCGGCTCAGATGATTCAGCTAGGTGAAGGGGATGTTGTACTCGCTGGGGGAGCGGAAAATATGTCCCAATCGCCATATTCGAATTTCGAGCAACGCTTCAGCGGTTCAAAACTGGGCAACCTAGAGTTTACAGATATGCTTCAAGCGACATTAACTGACCAGTATACAGGTTCAGGGATGGGCTTGACGGCAGAAAAGCTTGCTGAACAATATACGATTTCCCGCGAGGAACAAGATGCATTTGCACTTCTTTCAAACGAACGTGCAGCAAAAGCTCGTCAGGACGGCACCTTTGCGAAAGAGATTGTGCCGGTTGCTGTAGCTACGAGAAAAGGCGAGATTTTAATAGATCAGGATGAACATATTAAAGAAGGCGGTACACTGGAAAGCTTGGCAAAGTTACGCCCTGCATTTAAAAAGGACGGCTCAGTTACTGCTGCGAACGCTTCGGGAATTAACGACGGGGCAGCATCTGTCGTTGTCGCAAGTGAAGATTTTGTAAAGGAACAAGGGTTAAAGCCGTTAGCCCGCATCGTGTCATGGGGAATCGCTGGTGTAGATCCGACAATTATGGGAATCGGCCCGGCTCCGGCAATTCGTCAAGCATTGGAGCGTGCGAATTTAACAATTGAGGACATGGACTTAGTTGAAATTAATGAAGCATTTGCAGCCCAGTATATCGCAGTGGAAAAGGAACTTGGACTGGACCGTGAGAAAACGAATGTAAATGGTGGTGCAATTGCCCTCGGTCATCCGGTAGGTGCAAGTGGAACGAGAATCATCTTAACCGCTGCATACGAACTGCAACGACGCAACGGGAAGTATGCGGTAGCCAGTCTCTGTATCGGGGGCGGCCAGGGAATTGCTTTAATTATCGAGAGAGTTTAG
- a CDS encoding acyl-CoA dehydrogenase family protein — protein MDIYTEEHEMFRKALRKMLDKEAYPYFEQWEKDRDIPREFWLKLGENGFLCPMVSEEYGGLALDFGYSAILTEELERVGAGLASGISLHSDIVTPYIEAYGTTGQKEKWLPKSVTGEYISAIAMTEPGAGSDLAGIQTTAKKDGDFYILNGEKTFITNGIHADYVVVVCKTDPQATPAYKGVSLLIVENGTPGFKRGKKLDKIGMHSADTGELIFEDVRVPAENLLGEENRGFYYLMEKLQQERLIVAIETQIEAECCLKLTVDYVKERKAFGSRIADFQNTQFKLAEMATEIDLGRTYVDSLIAKHIAGEDIVKEVSMAKWWISEMAKRVVSDCLQLHGGYGYMEEYEIARRYRDIPVAAIYAGTTEIMKGIIAKQIIK, from the coding sequence ATGGACATTTATACTGAAGAGCATGAGATGTTTAGAAAAGCTTTACGCAAAATGCTGGATAAAGAGGCATATCCATATTTTGAACAATGGGAAAAGGATCGGGATATTCCACGTGAGTTTTGGCTGAAGCTTGGGGAGAATGGCTTTTTATGTCCAATGGTGAGTGAAGAGTATGGGGGGCTTGCACTGGATTTTGGCTATTCTGCTATATTAACGGAGGAACTTGAGCGTGTCGGTGCAGGGTTAGCAAGCGGGATTTCACTTCATTCCGATATTGTGACACCTTATATTGAAGCATACGGGACAACTGGACAAAAGGAGAAATGGCTTCCTAAAAGCGTTACAGGCGAGTACATTTCAGCTATTGCTATGACGGAACCGGGTGCAGGCTCTGATCTTGCAGGCATTCAAACGACCGCGAAAAAAGATGGCGATTTTTATATTTTAAATGGTGAAAAAACGTTTATTACGAATGGCATACATGCAGATTATGTTGTTGTCGTTTGTAAAACAGATCCGCAGGCCACTCCGGCATATAAAGGTGTTAGTCTGCTTATTGTGGAAAATGGTACACCTGGTTTCAAGCGCGGAAAAAAACTCGATAAAATCGGAATGCACAGTGCAGATACAGGAGAGCTTATTTTTGAAGATGTACGTGTACCTGCAGAAAACCTTTTAGGGGAAGAAAACCGTGGCTTCTATTATTTAATGGAAAAACTGCAGCAGGAAAGACTTATTGTCGCTATAGAAACACAAATCGAGGCTGAATGCTGCTTAAAACTGACAGTAGACTATGTAAAAGAACGAAAGGCATTCGGCAGCCGCATCGCCGATTTCCAAAATACTCAATTCAAGTTAGCGGAAATGGCGACTGAAATTGACCTTGGCCGTACATATGTCGATAGTTTAATTGCCAAACATATTGCAGGAGAAGATATCGTGAAGGAAGTATCGATGGCCAAATGGTGGATCAGTGAAATGGCCAAGCGTGTCGTATCAGATTGTCTGCAGCTGCACGGTGGTTACGGTTATATGGAGGAATATGAAATCGCAAGACGATATCGTGATATTCCGGTAGCAGCAATTTACGCAGGAACGACCGAAATCATGAAGGGGATTATCGCAAAGCAAATTATAAAATAG
- the murQ gene encoding N-acetylmuramic acid 6-phosphate etherase — MNYDQLTTEKRNNETMNLDVMPISDILQIMNKEDMQVVNSVEQVLPTIEKVIKRVVENMNNGGRLFYIGAGTSGRLGMLDASECPPTFMTDPELVQTIMAGGKDAFFQAVENAEDRLEDGINKLKEKNITQFDSIIGITASGTTPFVMGALEYAQSVGAYTVSLTSNINSEVSRYAEEAIEVVVGPEILTGSTRLKAATSHKMILNMISTASMVQLGKTYENLMVDVHASNKKLIERAKRIVIDATDCKYEEAEEVLEKTKFAVKPAIVMLKTNENYERVKLALEQVNGHTRKAILLLNNS; from the coding sequence ATGAATTACGATCAATTAACGACTGAAAAACGTAATAATGAAACAATGAATTTGGATGTAATGCCTATCTCGGACATACTTCAAATCATGAATAAAGAAGATATGCAGGTTGTGAATAGTGTTGAACAAGTTTTACCTACCATTGAGAAAGTAATTAAAAGAGTGGTTGAAAACATGAATAACGGTGGCCGCCTTTTTTATATCGGTGCGGGAACTAGTGGTCGTTTAGGAATGCTTGATGCATCTGAATGTCCCCCTACTTTTATGACCGATCCGGAACTAGTACAAACGATCATGGCAGGCGGAAAGGATGCATTTTTCCAAGCAGTTGAAAATGCTGAAGATCGTTTGGAAGATGGAATAAACAAGTTAAAGGAAAAAAACATAACGCAGTTCGATTCCATTATCGGTATTACGGCAAGTGGAACGACCCCATTTGTAATGGGTGCTTTAGAGTATGCGCAATCTGTCGGTGCCTACACGGTAAGTTTGACGAGCAATATTAATTCTGAAGTAAGCCGCTATGCGGAAGAAGCGATTGAAGTTGTTGTAGGGCCCGAAATATTAACAGGGTCAACACGATTAAAAGCAGCCACATCACATAAAATGATTTTAAATATGATCAGTACAGCGTCTATGGTGCAATTAGGCAAAACGTACGAAAACTTAATGGTCGATGTACATGCAAGCAATAAAAAATTAATAGAGCGGGCTAAAAGAATTGTCATCGATGCGACGGACTGCAAATATGAGGAAGCAGAAGAAGTACTTGAAAAAACAAAATTTGCTGTTAAGCCGGCAATTGTTATGCTAAAAACAAATGAAAATTATGAACGAGTAAAACTTGCGTTAGAACAAGTAAATGGCCATACAAGAAAAGCTATTTTACTTTTAAACAATAGTTAA
- a CDS encoding N-acetylglucosamine kinase: MSGKLWIGIDGGGTKTTAVIGDESGHLLAVAKGSSGNLTAISTEQLYTLINELINRLLIKTGVAFKDVETVFAAMAGADRQAEQQKIYDTFKQSPVLEKLKIQSDIHAALAAGTWGREGTLLIAGTGAIIFGYEQQKTFRVGGWGYLLGDEGSGYHLGKLAIRSVLKAHDDQVPLKPFQEKILTHFNVLSPDQLITKVYGSTNPVTAISSVSRIVLDAFTEDLLAKSMVSAVQEALLELIESAYSRIDRTKPVVLHGGLFLNNIFFEEFIVRFSSRFPDLIALKPTIPGTVGAYLLALHESNKEVSDVVKQTIQQTWRLLEGEIT, from the coding sequence ATGTCAGGAAAACTATGGATTGGTATAGATGGTGGCGGCACAAAAACAACCGCTGTAATTGGTGATGAAAGTGGACATTTACTTGCAGTTGCCAAAGGAAGTTCCGGCAATTTAACAGCGATTTCAACAGAGCAGTTGTACACACTTATAAATGAGTTAATCAACCGGTTGTTAATAAAGACAGGGGTCGCATTTAAAGATGTGGAAACGGTATTTGCTGCGATGGCAGGGGCAGATCGACAAGCTGAACAACAGAAAATATATGATACGTTTAAGCAATCACCCGTTCTGGAAAAACTTAAAATCCAGAGTGATATCCATGCCGCATTGGCAGCGGGTACTTGGGGCAGGGAAGGCACTTTACTTATTGCTGGAACCGGAGCGATTATATTCGGTTATGAGCAGCAAAAAACATTTCGTGTTGGTGGCTGGGGCTATTTATTGGGTGACGAAGGAAGCGGGTATCATTTAGGGAAGCTTGCCATTCGTTCCGTTTTAAAAGCGCATGATGACCAAGTACCTTTGAAACCTTTTCAGGAAAAGATATTGACCCATTTTAATGTACTGTCACCTGACCAACTCATTACAAAAGTTTACGGAAGCACAAATCCTGTAACAGCTATTTCATCTGTAAGCAGGATTGTTCTGGATGCTTTTACAGAAGATTTATTAGCAAAATCCATGGTCAGTGCCGTTCAAGAAGCTTTACTGGAACTTATTGAAAGTGCCTATTCACGAATTGATCGGACGAAGCCGGTTGTATTACACGGCGGATTATTTTTGAACAATATATTTTTTGAAGAGTTTATCGTCCGTTTTTCATCGCGATTTCCAGATTTGATTGCTTTGAAGCCAACAATTCCGGGGACAGTTGGAGCTTACTTATTAGCGTTACATGAAAGTAATAAGGAAGTAAGTGATGTAGTTAAACAAACGATTCAACAAACATGGCGTCTATTGGAAGGTGAGATAACATGA
- a CDS encoding serine hydrolase domain-containing protein — MSLSRVEEFIETAVHNKELPGAVLAVANAEDALYCKAFGMAHTKQQIPMTEQTLFDCASLTKVTATASSILLLLEQGLIDLDDSISYYFPELKLMHEEVKIRHLLTHTSGFQAEIKFYIEGIAYTDVIERIAQETGRKNVEQQVIYSDVNYILLGKLIEKVTGISLADYADKNVFQPLHMHNTVFNPSVQLLRNIAATEYRTYLKKHQWGEVHDENALHFGGVSGHAGLFSTAEDLAKFAQSFMKGTDSIFHEHTKQLAKQSFTKQHEEQRGLGWQLYSSPSFSGQYLRDGFGHTGFTGTSIWISDEKQLAIILLTNRVHFGRGCEIQRFRRIVHNLVALENE; from the coding sequence ATGTCTTTATCACGAGTTGAAGAGTTTATTGAAACAGCGGTCCATAATAAAGAACTGCCTGGTGCGGTATTGGCTGTGGCAAATGCAGAAGATGCCCTTTACTGTAAAGCATTTGGGATGGCACATACAAAGCAGCAAATTCCAATGACGGAACAGACGCTGTTTGATTGTGCTTCATTAACGAAAGTAACAGCAACGGCAAGCTCGATTTTATTATTGCTTGAGCAGGGGTTGATTGATTTAGATGATTCCATTAGCTACTACTTTCCGGAACTTAAGTTGATGCATGAAGAAGTTAAGATTCGTCATTTATTAACACATACTAGCGGCTTTCAGGCTGAAATTAAGTTTTATATAGAAGGGATAGCTTACACAGATGTCATTGAACGGATAGCACAGGAAACAGGACGGAAAAATGTAGAGCAGCAGGTGATCTATAGTGATGTAAACTATATTTTATTAGGAAAACTAATAGAAAAGGTTACCGGAATTTCATTAGCAGACTATGCCGATAAAAATGTATTTCAGCCGCTTCATATGCACAATACCGTATTTAATCCGTCTGTCCAGTTACTGAGGAATATTGCTGCTACTGAATATCGTACCTATTTAAAGAAACATCAGTGGGGTGAAGTACATGATGAAAATGCACTGCATTTTGGCGGAGTAAGCGGGCACGCAGGGTTGTTTTCGACTGCAGAAGACTTGGCAAAGTTTGCTCAATCGTTTATGAAGGGTACCGATTCTATTTTTCACGAGCATACTAAACAATTAGCAAAGCAAAGTTTTACTAAGCAACATGAGGAACAGCGTGGCTTAGGGTGGCAATTGTATTCTTCGCCTTCATTTTCCGGCCAATATTTGCGAGACGGTTTTGGGCATACCGGTTTTACGGGCACTTCAATTTGGATATCGGATGAGAAGCAATTAGCGATTATTTTGTTAACAAATCGCGTTCATTTTGGACGGGGTTGTGAAATTCAACGGTTTCGACGAATTGTGCACAACTTAGTTGCACTTGAAAATGAATAG
- a CDS encoding carbohydrate ABC transporter permease: MKVVSQILVRIPLILWAFIVIFPLIWMFMGAFKSNAEIFTSPWSFPTDFSFTNFERAWNDYNIGRAFLNSFFVTVLGSFLTLLLSIPTAYALERVRSKFGEVLVNVYLASMMIPSVLGWIPLFFLLMKFNLLDNLWALSLVYAISHVPFTIFILVGFIGNIPKELEEAAVVDGMSPYGILFKIVTPLIKSGIMTVTILNAISYWNEFFMALILLQTESKNTLGVAMNLLKIDAQYDSAWGVLFAGLCIAVIPVIIFYSIFQRHIVKGMTEGAIK, translated from the coding sequence ATGAAAGTAGTTTCACAAATTTTAGTACGTATCCCGTTAATCCTATGGGCGTTTATCGTTATTTTCCCATTAATATGGATGTTTATGGGTGCGTTTAAATCGAATGCAGAAATCTTCACGTCACCTTGGTCATTCCCGACTGATTTTAGTTTTACAAATTTTGAACGTGCATGGAATGACTACAATATCGGGCGAGCATTTTTAAACAGTTTTTTTGTAACAGTACTTGGCTCGTTTTTAACACTCCTATTATCGATTCCGACAGCTTATGCATTGGAGCGTGTTCGTTCGAAATTTGGTGAAGTGCTAGTGAATGTTTATTTAGCATCAATGATGATTCCATCCGTTTTAGGTTGGATCCCTCTATTTTTCTTATTAATGAAGTTTAATTTACTGGATAACTTGTGGGCGTTATCGCTTGTTTATGCCATTTCACATGTACCATTTACGATCTTCATTCTCGTTGGGTTTATAGGAAATATTCCTAAAGAGCTGGAAGAAGCAGCGGTCGTTGATGGTATGAGTCCATATGGAATTTTGTTTAAAATTGTGACACCACTCATCAAGTCTGGGATTATGACAGTTACAATCTTAAATGCCATTTCATATTGGAATGAATTTTTTATGGCGTTAATTTTACTGCAAACCGAAAGTAAAAATACGTTAGGTGTTGCGATGAATTTACTGAAAATAGACGCGCAATACGACAGTGCATGGGGTGTATTATTTGCGGGACTATGTATTGCTGTTATTCCGGTAATCATTTTCTATTCGATTTTCCAACGCCATATCGTAAAAGGTATGACTGAAGGTGCAATCAAATAG
- a CDS encoding carbohydrate ABC transporter permease gives MTFSSKSKYLFLAFCLLPTFLLFLIFTVYPMLGGLYYSFFDWSGTSANKTFIGLDNYIRLWNDSIIKKAIINDFFFVFVKVIGIMTLALFFAVALTQLKIKEAPFYRIVFFFPNIMSVVVIGILWQFIYDPNMGIVNSLLNQVGLTDWARPWLGDKTWVLPSIAIPAIWAGIGLFMLLIMGGISNVPKSLYEAADIDGASEWQQFWHITVPLVWPQIKTSILYIIITSLNGSFVLVQVMTGGGPGSASEVMGSYLYQRAFEDFQFGYGAAIGVLILVVSLITVLISQFILKKEKVEY, from the coding sequence ATGACCTTTTCTTCCAAAAGCAAATATTTGTTTTTAGCATTTTGTTTACTGCCGACTTTTCTGCTCTTTTTAATTTTTACTGTTTATCCTATGTTAGGCGGGTTGTATTACTCATTTTTTGACTGGTCCGGAACAAGCGCAAACAAAACATTTATCGGCTTAGATAATTATATTCGTCTATGGAACGACTCCATTATTAAAAAGGCAATCATAAATGACTTTTTCTTCGTTTTTGTAAAAGTCATTGGGATCATGACGCTCGCTCTATTTTTTGCAGTGGCATTAACACAGCTTAAGATTAAAGAAGCGCCATTTTATCGAATTGTATTCTTCTTTCCTAATATTATGTCCGTAGTAGTCATCGGGATTTTATGGCAGTTTATTTATGATCCGAACATGGGAATTGTCAACAGCTTATTAAATCAGGTCGGATTGACAGATTGGGCCCGCCCTTGGTTAGGTGATAAAACCTGGGTACTGCCTAGTATAGCGATTCCCGCAATATGGGCAGGGATTGGGTTATTTATGCTCCTTATTATGGGTGGTATTTCGAATGTGCCAAAAAGTTTATATGAAGCTGCAGATATTGATGGTGCATCCGAATGGCAGCAATTTTGGCATATTACGGTTCCGCTTGTTTGGCCACAAATAAAAACATCCATTCTTTATATCATTATTACGTCTCTTAACGGTTCGTTTGTACTTGTGCAAGTAATGACAGGTGGTGGCCCGGGAAGTGCTTCAGAAGTAATGGGCTCGTATTTATACCAGCGCGCGTTTGAAGACTTCCAATTTGGCTATGGTGCAGCGATTGGTGTTCTAATCCTGGTCGTATCGCTCATTACTGTTCTCATTTCGCAATTTATATTGAAAAAAGAAAAAGTCGAATATTAG
- a CDS encoding extracellular solute-binding protein produces the protein MFVMKKRKQTWFLVALMSLMLLLVACSNDEESNSDTEGNSNTEQSTTSSDNTSTESTGDGLSGKLEIQYFVGGYGDGWWKQVIGDFQKQHPDLEIVEHAGPNINTEMNTRWISETPPDVVYIDGAGASETQMIAEGQLMDISEFAKGVKLENGKALLDSFISPAEEVDGGKIYSLPLVFDTWGTWYDTKWFEENGWEVPTDFDSWISSMEKIKADTKIAPFVTTGQHTQYFHRGVLNPAFAAAGGEELLNDLNNGVVEAWKKPETLEVLKKVEKIAKAGVIDSGFAAYNHTQSQMNFLMHKNAYIPVGFWLPNEMKNDTPDSFEFGFTPTPMNDPGKPLALVPDIRTIAIAEKSQNPEAAKAFLEFIFTEEYAQAFAEATGAIMNMKDVDLSSNTNVQDFLKNINEMINNPGAVHTYKRYTPDAEVQKISVEITNEIKLLIIDILLGEITAEEFVDKMVKKAEELRK, from the coding sequence ATGTTTGTTATGAAAAAGAGAAAGCAGACTTGGTTTTTAGTAGCATTAATGAGTTTAATGTTATTGCTCGTTGCGTGTTCGAATGACGAGGAATCAAACAGCGACACTGAAGGAAACAGCAATACTGAACAATCAACGACTTCATCGGATAATACTTCTACAGAAAGTACAGGGGATGGTTTGTCAGGCAAACTGGAAATTCAATATTTTGTCGGAGGATATGGTGATGGATGGTGGAAGCAAGTTATTGGGGACTTCCAAAAACAGCATCCGGATTTAGAAATTGTTGAACATGCAGGTCCGAATATTAATACAGAGATGAACACACGCTGGATTTCAGAAACACCACCTGATGTCGTATATATCGATGGGGCAGGAGCTAGTGAAACACAAATGATCGCTGAAGGTCAGTTAATGGATATTAGTGAATTTGCAAAAGGGGTTAAACTTGAAAACGGTAAAGCACTATTAGACAGCTTTATCTCGCCGGCAGAAGAAGTAGATGGCGGGAAAATCTATAGTTTACCATTAGTATTCGATACTTGGGGAACTTGGTATGACACGAAGTGGTTTGAAGAAAACGGATGGGAAGTACCAACTGACTTTGACAGCTGGATCAGTTCTATGGAAAAAATTAAGGCTGACACAAAAATTGCACCATTTGTAACGACAGGGCAGCATACACAATACTTCCACCGTGGCGTATTGAACCCGGCATTTGCTGCAGCAGGCGGCGAAGAGTTATTAAATGACTTAAACAACGGTGTAGTAGAGGCTTGGAAAAAACCTGAAACGCTTGAAGTATTGAAGAAGGTTGAAAAAATTGCTAAAGCAGGCGTAATTGATAGCGGTTTTGCGGCTTACAACCATACGCAATCACAAATGAACTTCTTAATGCATAAAAATGCTTATATTCCAGTAGGTTTCTGGTTACCAAATGAAATGAAAAATGATACGCCGGACAGTTTTGAATTTGGCTTCACACCAACACCGATGAATGATCCTGGTAAGCCATTAGCACTTGTACCGGATATCCGTACAATTGCCATTGCTGAAAAATCGCAAAATCCGGAAGCTGCAAAGGCATTTTTAGAATTCATCTTTACGGAAGAATATGCGCAGGCATTTGCTGAAGCAACAGGTGCGATTATGAACATGAAAGATGTTGATCTGTCTTCGAATACGAATGTTCAGGATTTCTTGAAAAATATTAATGAAATGATCAATAATCCAGGTGCTGTTCATACGTACAAACGTTACACACCAGATGCTGAAGTGCAAAAAATTTCGGTTGAAATTACAAATGAAATTAAATTACTAATTATTGATATCTTACTTGGTGAAATTACTGCTGAGGAATTCGTCGATAAGATGGTGAAAAAAGCAGAGGAACTAAGAAAATAA
- a CDS encoding MurR/RpiR family transcriptional regulator — MENSIERIRSGMELLKPAERNVALYILSHLDDVIRMPIAVLAEKAKTSEATIVRMCRALNFSGFKDLKLSIASAPTLKIPHNHNFELEKDSTILQMIQTIEMHNIDAIQRTLMINGERELEKIIHKINNAKKIIFIGIGASAIVAQDFEHKLKRINKSCETIFDSHGQLIAATHATSEDVVFAISYSGETKEIINALTVAKENQTTIITMTQNKRNTIQSFADYALYVVSNEADIRSSATASRIAQLTLIDILYTGIATLNYDNSIIALNRTLEVIKGFSR; from the coding sequence TTGGAAAATAGTATTGAAAGAATACGTTCGGGGATGGAATTGCTTAAACCTGCTGAAAGAAATGTGGCTTTATATATATTAAGCCATTTAGATGATGTCATTCGCATGCCGATTGCTGTGTTGGCTGAAAAAGCTAAAACAAGCGAAGCAACAATTGTGAGGATGTGCAGGGCATTAAACTTTTCCGGTTTCAAAGATTTAAAACTAAGTATTGCTTCAGCACCTACTCTGAAAATTCCACACAACCACAACTTTGAATTAGAAAAAGATTCAACGATACTCCAAATGATACAGACAATTGAAATGCATAATATCGACGCAATCCAACGAACGCTAATGATTAATGGTGAAAGAGAACTTGAAAAGATTATCCATAAAATTAATAATGCGAAAAAGATCATCTTTATTGGCATCGGAGCTTCAGCAATCGTTGCACAGGATTTCGAACACAAATTGAAGCGGATCAATAAAAGCTGTGAAACGATTTTCGATAGTCATGGGCAGCTTATTGCCGCAACACATGCAACGAGCGAGGATGTTGTATTCGCAATCTCGTACTCAGGTGAAACGAAGGAAATTATTAATGCGCTTACAGTTGCAAAAGAGAATCAGACAACGATTATTACAATGACGCAAAACAAGCGAAATACAATACAAAGCTTTGCAGACTATGCATTATACGTTGTTTCTAATGAAGCGGATATTCGTAGCTCGGCAACCGCATCACGCATCGCCCAACTGACATTAATTGATATTTTATATACAGGAATTGCCACATTAAACTATGATAATTCGATAATTGCGTTAAATCGCACACTCGAGGTAATTAAGGGTTTCTCTCGTTAA